A DNA window from Roseovarius sp. Pro17 contains the following coding sequences:
- a CDS encoding aspartate aminotransferase family protein: MTMVNAYDAASDTSLDPEDKALIARRAKALGPAYRLFYEEPLHLVRGQGAWVWDKAGNKYLDAYNNVASLGHCHPHVVRAISEQLGVLNTHTRYLHDGVVDYAERLLATMPDALGHVMFTCTGSEANDLALRIARSYTRRQGVIVTRLAYHGLSESVSELSPSLGEFVPRGPRVRLIDAPNSLTVPPEEQGARLAADLAAAIAEMRQDGIEPAAFIVDTVFSSDGLYPDPVGFLKPAVDLIRAEGGIFIADEVQPGFARTGDAFWGFQRHELVPDMVTMGKPMGNGFPVSGTAMQPHLVQEFGEKARYFNTFGGNPVAAAAGMAVLDVIEDEGLQENSRRVGAAMKAGLQDIAAKRDDIGEVRGAGLFLAVECVSDRSTNAPDGALARFVVNHLRRNGVLISATGPGANILKIRPPLILNDSEAAQFVDAVRAAFAAV; the protein is encoded by the coding sequence ATGACCATGGTCAACGCCTACGATGCCGCGAGCGACACAAGCCTCGACCCAGAGGACAAGGCGCTGATCGCGCGCCGGGCAAAGGCGCTGGGGCCCGCCTATCGCCTCTTTTACGAGGAGCCGCTGCATCTGGTGCGCGGACAAGGCGCGTGGGTCTGGGACAAGGCGGGCAACAAGTATCTGGACGCCTACAACAATGTCGCCTCGCTGGGCCATTGCCATCCTCACGTTGTGCGCGCGATCAGCGAGCAACTTGGCGTTTTGAACACTCACACCCGCTATCTGCATGACGGCGTGGTCGATTACGCCGAGCGGCTGCTGGCCACGATGCCGGACGCGCTGGGACATGTGATGTTCACCTGCACCGGATCAGAGGCAAACGATCTGGCGCTGCGCATCGCGCGTTCTTACACGCGCCGCCAAGGCGTTATCGTCACCCGCCTCGCCTATCACGGCCTTAGCGAATCGGTATCCGAGCTGTCGCCGTCGCTGGGTGAATTCGTCCCACGAGGCCCGCGCGTGCGGCTGATAGATGCTCCCAATTCGCTGACCGTCCCGCCCGAAGAACAAGGCGCGCGCCTCGCCGCCGATCTGGCCGCAGCGATTGCTGAAATGCGCCAAGACGGGATCGAGCCTGCGGCCTTTATCGTCGATACGGTGTTTTCCAGTGATGGCCTCTATCCCGATCCGGTAGGCTTTCTTAAACCGGCGGTGGATTTGATCCGCGCCGAGGGCGGCATTTTCATCGCCGATGAGGTGCAACCGGGGTTCGCGCGCACGGGCGATGCCTTCTGGGGCTTTCAACGGCACGAGCTGGTGCCTGACATGGTCACGATGGGCAAACCGATGGGCAATGGATTTCCGGTCTCTGGCACGGCGATGCAGCCGCATCTGGTGCAGGAGTTCGGTGAGAAGGCACGCTATTTCAACACGTTTGGCGGCAACCCGGTCGCTGCTGCGGCAGGCATGGCCGTGCTGGATGTGATCGAGGACGAGGGGCTGCAGGAAAATTCCCGCCGTGTCGGCGCAGCGATGAAAGCAGGGCTGCAAGACATCGCCGCCAAGCGTGACGACATCGGTGAGGTGCGCGGCGCAGGCCTATTTCTGGCCGTCGAATGTGTGAGCGATCGCAGCACAAACGCGCCCGATGGTGCGCTGGCACGCTTTGTCGTCAATCACCTGCGTCGAAACGGCGTATTAATCAGCGCGACCGGGCCCGGCGCCAACATCCTCAAGATCCGCCCGCCCCTGATTCTAAATGATAGCGAAGCGGCCCAATTCGTCGATGCTGTCCGCGCTGCATTTGCTGCCGTGTGA